The region TCAGATTCTCGGGCTGCTCGCGGTCGGCACGATGATCAACTACCTGGATCGCACGGTGCTCGGCATCGCCGCGCCGCAACTGACGAAGGAACTCGGCATCAACGCGGCGCTGATGGGTCTGCTGTTCTCGGTGTTCTCGTGGAGCTATGTGGCCTCGCAGATTCCCGGCGGCCTGTTTCTCGACCGCTTCGGCAGCAAGCTCACGTATTTTCTGTCGATGACCTTCTGGTCGCTCTTTACGCTCGCGCAAGGCCTTGTGCATGGCATCGGCGCGCTGTTCGTGTTTCGCCTCGGGCTCGGCGTGTCGGAAGCGCCGTGCTTTCCGACCAACAGCCGCGTGGTGGCGACATGGTTTCCGCAGAACGAACGCGCGATGGCGACCGGCACCTATACGGTCGGCGAATACATCGGCCTGGCGTTCTTCAGCCCGTTTCTGTTCATGCTGATGGGCGCGTTCGGCTGGCGTTCGCTGTTCTTCGTGGTGGGCGGCGTGGGGCTGGTGTTCGGGTTGATCTGGTGGACGTTTTATCGCGAGCCGCGCGATCATCCGTCGGCGAATCAGGCGGAACTCGACTATATCGAAGCGGGCGGTGGACTCACGCATCGGAAGAAAGATGCCGGGGCGGCGAATGCGGCGAATGCGGCGAATACGGCTACAAAGGCGGGCTCGAAGAGCGGCTTCGAATGGCGCACGATCGGGCGTCTGCTCAAACATCGCCAGTTGACGGGCATCTGCCTTGGCCAGTTCGCCGGCAACTCGACGCTGGTGTTCTTCCTCACGTGGTTCCCCACCTACCTCGCGACCGAACGTCATATGGCGTGGCTGAAGATCGGCTTCTTCGCGATCATGCCGTTCATTGCCGCGTCGATCGGCGTGATGTTCGGCGGCATCTTTTCCGACTGGCTGTTGCGGCGCGGCAAGTCGCCGAATGTCGCGCGCAAGCTGCCGATCATCGCCGGCCTTCTGCTCGCGTCGACGATCGTGCTCGCGAACTATGTCGACAGCAACGTGGTGGTGATCGCGATTCTTTCCGTGGCGTTTTTCGCGCAGGGCATGGCCGCGCTCGGCTGGACGCTGGTGTCCGATATCGCGCCGGAAGGGCTGCTTGGCGTGACCGGCGGCATCTTCAACTTCGCGGCCAATCTGGCCGGGATCGTCACGCCGCTGGTGGTGGGGTTTATCGTCGCGGTGACCGGCTCGTTCGTCGGCGCGCTGGTGTTCATCGGCGGGATCGCGATGGTCGGCGCGCTGTCGTATATCTTTGTGGTCGGCGATATCAAGCGGATCGTGCTGGAGGATTAGGACGACGCGCGAAAAACGCGCGCCGCGTCAATCTTCCTTGCGCACGAAGCGCAGCACCGCGTCGACGATCATCGCGCGATGCCGCGCGCGCAGGCGCGGATGCGACGGATCGCGCCCGAACGCCGTGCCGAACGTGTGGCGATTGCCGATGCGATGAAAGCACAGCGAACTGATCATCAGATGCAGATCGATCGCGTCGATGTCGCCGCGGAACTGCCCGGCGGCGATGCCGCGCGCGAGCAGGTCCTCGATCGTATGAATCACGGTGACGTTGCGCCCTTTGAAGGACTTCACCTGCTCGACGTACTTCGCGCCGTGAATGTTCTCGATGGTCACCAGACGCACGAAATCGCGCTGCCGGTCGTGATAGTCGAAGGTGAATTCGACCAGCGCGCGCATACCCTCGACCGGGTCGAGTTCGCTCACGTGCAGATCCTGTTCGAGCGCGCGAATGTCGCCGTAGACCTTTTCCAGCACCGCCTGGTACAACCCTTCCTTGCTGCCGAAGTAGTAGTACAGCATGCGCTTGGTGGTGTGGGTGCGCTCCGCGATCGCGTCGACGCGGGCGCCGGTCAGGCCCATGGCGGAGAACTCCTGGGTCGCGACTTCCAGGATGTTGCGCTTCGTCTCTTCAGGGTCGTACTTGCGACGGGTGTCGGCGCGCGACGCGTCCGGCGCGATGCCGTTGGTATCAGGCTCGGCGGCCTTGCTTCCCTTTTTCATTGTGTATTCGAGCGGCAGTGACGGCGCATTCTAGCATGGCGAAAATGGCGTCCGGCGCGGCTCTCCGGGCGGGTCGGCGACGGTTCGGCGGGCGCTTTTCAACCACTGCGCGATGCAGTCGCCGCGCGTCGGCGGCGTGCGAACGGCGCATCGCCACCGCATCGCCACCGCATCGCCACCGCATCACGAACTGGCGCGAGCGGGCCGGCGCCGTTCGGCCAGCGCGTCGCGGGTCTGCATCGCCGTGTAGGTCAGTTGAGCCGCCGCGAGACCGAGCGCGCCATAGGCAGGCGTCAGGCCGAATGTGGCGAACGCGTCAGGCACCGGCCGCTCGCCGGAAATGGCGGCCGCCAGCAATTCGCCGGATACCGTGGTGGGCGCCATTCCGTGTCCGCCGAAACCGACCGCGTACCACACGCCGTCCGTGCTGCGGCCGATCTGCGGCATCTTGTGACGCGCGTAGCTCATCAGGCCGCCCCACGCGTAGTCGATCCGCACGTCGCGCAGTTGCGGATAGACCTTCAGCAGATCGCGCCGCAACAGCCTGGCGATCGCGGCCGGCGCGCGGTCGCGCACGGAAATGCGGCCGCCCCACAGAATGCGGGTGTCCGGCAACGGGCGGTAATAGTCGAACGCGAAACGGGTGTCGTAGATCGCGGCGCGCGTGTCGATCGCGTCGGCGAGGCGCGCACCGAGCGGTTCGGTCGCCATCACGTAGGTGGCGATCGGCAGCACCGCGCGTTCGACCTTCGCGTAGACGTTGCGCGCATAACCGCCGCCCGCCATCACGACATGCTGCGCGTCGAGCGTGCCGTTCGGCGTGTGCACGACGAAGCCTGCTCCTTCCTTTCGCAGACGGATCACCGGCGACTGCTCGTGAATCCGCACGCCGGCGCGCGCCGCCGCGGCGGCAATGCCGAGCACGTACTTCAGCGGATGAAAATGGAAGGCGTTGCGCTCGAACAGCCCGCCGTGATAGCGGTGGGTTTTCAATTGCCCGGCGAGTTGCGCGGCCGGCACCGGCTCCCAGTCGACGCCGAATGCATCGCGCATCAGACGCCGTTGCGCGTCGAGGCGGGCGGGTTCGTCGAACCAGTTGGCGAGGATCACGCCGGCGTCGGTCACGTCGCAATCGATCGCATGGCGCTGGATGCGCTCGCGCATCAGATCGACGGCGTCGGTGGTCAGCGTGTAGAGTTCGCGGGCGCGTGCCGGGCCGAGCGCCTTCAACAGATCGGCGCAATCCAGGCTGTAGCCGCCGAACACGAAGCCACCGTTGCGCCCGGACGCCCCAAAGCCCACCTGACGCGCTTCGAGCACCGCGATGTCCGTCACGCCGCGCCCGGCCAGCCCCAACGCGGTGGACAATCCCGCCAGCCCCCCGCCGATGATGCACACGCCAAGGCTGCGCCGGCCATCGAGCGGCGCGTAGGTGGAGGAACGGGTGACGGTGGCTTCGTAGAAACTTTGCATGCGGCTAGGGTAGCGGCAACGGTCAGCCGGCGTCCAGCCGTCAAGCGGTCTGGACGCCCAGGCCGGAACAGCGATCGGCGCTCGACGCGCGACGATCGGTGTCCGGCTGTCACGACACCGGCAGCAGCTTCCCGCTGAACACCACCGGCCCGCTCGGCGCATTCGGATTCGGCGAACCGCCCGGCGCTTCGATCGACACGGCCAGCGCCGCG is a window of Paraburkholderia sp. D15 DNA encoding:
- a CDS encoding MFS transporter, which produces MPQPTPHSPAAAQEAPLGDVTAKAVRRSKARYQILGLLAVGTMINYLDRTVLGIAAPQLTKELGINAALMGLLFSVFSWSYVASQIPGGLFLDRFGSKLTYFLSMTFWSLFTLAQGLVHGIGALFVFRLGLGVSEAPCFPTNSRVVATWFPQNERAMATGTYTVGEYIGLAFFSPFLFMLMGAFGWRSLFFVVGGVGLVFGLIWWTFYREPRDHPSANQAELDYIEAGGGLTHRKKDAGAANAANAANTATKAGSKSGFEWRTIGRLLKHRQLTGICLGQFAGNSTLVFFLTWFPTYLATERHMAWLKIGFFAIMPFIAASIGVMFGGIFSDWLLRRGKSPNVARKLPIIAGLLLASTIVLANYVDSNVVVIAILSVAFFAQGMAALGWTLVSDIAPEGLLGVTGGIFNFAANLAGIVTPLVVGFIVAVTGSFVGALVFIGGIAMVGALSYIFVVGDIKRIVLED
- a CDS encoding TetR family transcriptional regulator, encoding MKKGSKAAEPDTNGIAPDASRADTRRKYDPEETKRNILEVATQEFSAMGLTGARVDAIAERTHTTKRMLYYYFGSKEGLYQAVLEKVYGDIRALEQDLHVSELDPVEGMRALVEFTFDYHDRQRDFVRLVTIENIHGAKYVEQVKSFKGRNVTVIHTIEDLLARGIAAGQFRGDIDAIDLHLMISSLCFHRIGNRHTFGTAFGRDPSHPRLRARHRAMIVDAVLRFVRKED
- a CDS encoding FAD-binding oxidoreductase: MQSFYEATVTRSSTYAPLDGRRSLGVCIIGGGLAGLSTALGLAGRGVTDIAVLEARQVGFGASGRNGGFVFGGYSLDCADLLKALGPARARELYTLTTDAVDLMRERIQRHAIDCDVTDAGVILANWFDEPARLDAQRRLMRDAFGVDWEPVPAAQLAGQLKTHRYHGGLFERNAFHFHPLKYVLGIAAAAARAGVRIHEQSPVIRLRKEGAGFVVHTPNGTLDAQHVVMAGGGYARNVYAKVERAVLPIATYVMATEPLGARLADAIDTRAAIYDTRFAFDYYRPLPDTRILWGGRISVRDRAPAAIARLLRRDLLKVYPQLRDVRIDYAWGGLMSYARHKMPQIGRSTDGVWYAVGFGGHGMAPTTVSGELLAAAISGERPVPDAFATFGLTPAYGALGLAAAQLTYTAMQTRDALAERRRPARASS